From Nymphaea colorata isolate Beijing-Zhang1983 chromosome 6, ASM883128v2, whole genome shotgun sequence, a single genomic window includes:
- the LOC116255925 gene encoding glucosamine 6-phosphate N-acetyltransferase, giving the protein MEEGAESRFLVRRLEVSDYEKGFISLLSQLTICPPISFDEFRSRFMEIEALGDNHVICVVEDTEQGRLVATGSIFVERKFLRGCGKVGHIEDVVVDSAARGMRLGQRVVGFLSNHARSVGCYKVILDCSPDNRGFYERCGFVQKELQMAVYFNPLPPSS; this is encoded by the coding sequence ATGGAAGAAGGTGCAGAATCGAGGTTCCTTGTGAGGAGGCTGGAGGTCTCTGACTACGAAAAGGGCTTCATCAGCCTCCTTTCTCAGCTCACCATTTGCCCTCCCATCTCCTTCGATGAGTTCCGCTCTCGCTTCATGGAGATCGAGGCTCTCGGCGACAATCACGTCATCTGTGTTGTGGAGGATACCGAGCAGGGGAGACTTGTTGCCACCGGCAGCATCTTCGTGGAGCGGAAGTTTTTGAGAGGCTGCGGCAAGGTCGGGCACATCGAGGACGTCGTCGTGGACTCAGCCGCCCGTGGGATGCGACTTGGCCAGCGAGTCGTTGGGTTTCTATCCAATCACGCCAGGTCCGTTGGATGCTACAAGGTCATCCTGGACTGCAGCCCTGATAACAGGGGCTTCTACGAGCGTTGTGGTTTTGTCCAAAAGGAGCTCCAAATGGCCGTGTACTTCAATCcgcttcctccttcctcttag